Proteins co-encoded in one Hirundo rustica isolate bHirRus1 chromosome 18, bHirRus1.pri.v3, whole genome shotgun sequence genomic window:
- the AANAT gene encoding serotonin N-acetyltransferase → MSALSALPFLKPVHLRSPRSSPGGQRRHTLPASEFRCLSPEDAVSVFEIEREAFISVSGDCPLHLDEIRHFLNLCPELSLGWFEEGRLVAFIIGSLWDQERLSQAALTLHKPQGTSVHIHVLAVHRSVRQQGKGSILMWRYLQYLRCLPAARRALLMCEPFLVPFYQKCGFEALGPCQVAVGDLAFVEMQHPVRGHAFMRRNSGC, encoded by the exons atgtcgGCGCTCAGCGCACTGCCCTTCCTGAAGCCGGTCCACCTGCGGTCGCCCCGCAGCTCGCCCGGGGGCCAGCGCCGGCACACGCTGCCCGCCAGCGAGTTCCGCTGCCTCAGCCCCGAGGACGCCGTCAGCGTGTTCGAGATCGAGCGCGAAG CCTTTATATCGGTTTCTGGGGACTGTCCCCTGCACCTGGATGAGATCCGCCACTTTCTGAACCTGTGCCCGGAGCTGTCCCTCGGCTGGTTCGAGGAGGGGCGGCTCGTGGCATTCATCATCGGCTCCCTCTGGGACCAGGAGAGGCTCAGCCAG GCAGCGCTGACCCTGCACAAGCCGCAGGGCACATCCGTGCACATCCACGTGCTGGCCGTGCACCGCAGCGTCCgccagcagggcaagggctCCATCCTGATGTGGCGCTACCTGCAGTACCTGCGCTGCctgcccgccgcccgccgcgccctGCTCATGTGCGAGCCTTTCCTCGTGCCCTTCTACCAGAAGTGCGGCTTCGAGGCGCTGGGGCCCTGCCAGGTGGCGGTGGGGGACCTGGCCTTCGTGGAGATGCAGCACCCCGTGCGGGGTCACGCCTTCATGCGCAGGAACAGCGGCTGCTGA